In a genomic window of Cardiocondyla obscurior isolate alpha-2009 linkage group LG08, Cobs3.1, whole genome shotgun sequence:
- the Beta-spec gene encoding spectrin beta chain isoform X2 produces MTTDISVVRGGWDPTLQQEIVDEYEYDGGNSSSRLFERSRIKALAGERELVQKKTFQKWVNSHLVRCSCRIGDLYVDLRDGKMLIRLLEILSGERLPRPTKGKMRIHCLENVEKALQFLREQRVHLENMGSHDIVDGNPRLSLGLIWTIILRFQIQDITIEETDNQETKSAKDALLLWCQMKTAGYHNVNVRNFTTSWRDGLAFNAIIHKHRPDLIQFDKLSKSNAIYNLNNAFNVAEDKLGLTKLLDAEDIFVDHPDEKSIITYVVTYYHYFSKMKQETVQGKRIGKVVGIAMENDRMIHEYESLTSDLLRWIEATIEALGDRRFANSLVGVQSQLSQFSNYRTVEKPPKFVEKGNLEVLLFTLQSKMRANNQKPYTPKEGKMISDINKAWERLEKAEHERELALREELIRQEKLEQLAARFNRKASMRETWLSENQRLVSQDNFGFDLAAVEAAAKKHEAIETDIFAYEERVQAVMAVSQELEAENYHDIERINARKDNVLRLWNYLLELLRARRMRLELSLQLQQNFQEMLYILDSMEEIKMRLLTDDYGKHLMGVEDLLQKHSLVEADINVLGERVKAVVQQSQRFLEHGEGYRPCDPAIIVERVQQLENAYAELVRLAIERRTRLEESRKLWQFYWDMADEENWIKEKEQIVSTGDIGHDLTTINLLLSKHKALENEIQSHEPQLMSVAAVGDELVRQQHFGSDRIQERLQEILGMWNHLLDLAAFRRKRLVEAVDYHQLFADADDIDIWMLDTLRLVSSEDVGRDEANVQSLLKKHKDVTDELKNYAATIDQLHQQASTLGEQDAKSPEVLERLTSIDNRYKELLELAKLRKQRLLDALSLYKVFSETDGVEQWIGEKNRMLDTMVPAKDIEDVEIMKHRYNGFEKEMNANASRVAVVNQLARQLLHVEHPNSEQIIARQNELNQKWAELREKAEGKREELNSAHGVQTFHIECRETVSWIEDKKRILQQTDSLEMDLTGVMTLQRRLSGMERDLAAIQAKLDALEKEAEIIQKEHPEEAAVIRERIAQIHLIWEQLTQMLKERDAKLEEAGDLHRFLRDLDHFQTWLTKTQTDVASEDTPTSLADAEKLLTQHQNIKEEIDNYTDDYQKMMEYGERLTTEAGDGDTQYMFLRERLNALKMGWEELHQMWVNRQNLLSNSLNLQVFDRDARQAEVLLSQQEHILAKDETPANFEQAEHMIKRHEAFMTTMDANDEKINSVVQFAGRLVDEGHFAADKVKKKAENINERRRINREKANSLMEKLKDQLQLQMFLQDCEELGEWVQEKHITAQDETYRSAKTIHSKWTRHQAFEAEIASNKDRLQQLQQAADELIEQKPDLAEIIKPKVAELAEQFVELETTTHDKGERLFDSNREVLIHQTCDDIDSWMNELEKQIESTDTGSDLASVNILMQKQQMIETQMAVKAKQVTELDKQAEHLQRTVPDDKMEEIKCKKEKVAQRFAQLKAPLIDRQRQLEKKKEAFQFRRDVEDEKLWIAEKMPQATSSEYGNSLFNVHMLKKKNQSLRTEIENHEPRINLVCNNGQKLIDEGHEDSPEFRKLISELTEKWRELKDAVDDRNKHLLQNEKAQQYFFDATEGESWMSEQELYMMVEDRGKDEISAQNLMKKHESLEHAVEDYAETIRQLGETARQLINDQHPLADQIAVKQSQVDKLYAGLKDLAGERRAKLDEALQLFMLNREVDDLEQWIQERELVAGSHELGQDYDHVTLLWERFKEFARDTEAIGSERVEAVNGIADSLIATGHSDAATIAEWKDGLNEVWQDLLELIETRTQMLVASRELHKFFHDCKDVLGRILEKQNAMSDELGRDAGSVSALQRKHANFIQDLSTLQNQVTQIEEESAKLQASYAGDKAREITNREAEVVAAWNNLQSLCEGRRAKLEDTGDLFRFFNMVRTLMIWMDDVVRQMNTSEKPRDVAGVELLMNNHQSLKAEIDAREDNLMACINLGKDLLARNHYASVQIKEKLAALTDHRNALLHRWEERWENLQLILEVYQFARDAAVAEAWLIAQEPYLMSQELGHTIDEVENLIKKHEAFEKSAAAQEERFSALHRLTTFELKELKRREQEREEEERRKKEEAAAAAEAARLAKATPVTSPDEPPSERAETDGATSGERGEDEGHAPKGSAEAARRKERSRSKSPFRSFRWKKSAKSPSLDRSGVSDDEHSIPEPRSPSDDEFEGPLQRKHEWESTTKKASNRSWDKVYMVVRGQSLCVYKDQKSYKASPDQPYKGEAPLDLRGATITVASDYTKKKHVFRVKSQSGSDFLFHAKDDTEMNDWVSALNQAAQGTSGAGTSRAHTLPAPTQAETKRRSFFTLKKN; encoded by the exons ATGACGACCGACATCTCGGTGGTGCGCGGGGGTTGGGACCCCACGCTACAACAGGAGATTGTCGACGAGTACGAATACGACGGAGGAAACTCGAGTTCAAGGCTTTTCGAACGCTCACGTATCAAGGCGCTAGCTG GTGAGCGTGAACTAGTGCAAAAGAAGACCTTCCAGAAATGGGTCAACTCTCACTTAGTTCGGTGCTCGTGCCGGATCGGCGACCTGTACGTCGATCTTCGGGACGGCAAGATGCTGATAAGACTCTTGGAGATCCTGTCGGGTGAGCGCCTGCCGCGCCCGACCAAGGGCAAGATGCGTATCCACTGTCTGGAGAACGTGGAGAAGGCGCTGCAGTTTTTGCGCGAGCAGAGGGTGCACCTGGAGAACATGGGCTCTCACGACATCGTCGACGGAAACCCGCGGCTGAGCTTGGGTCTGATCTGGACGATAATTCTGCGATTTCAAATCCAGGACATCACGATCGAAGAGACCGACAACCAAGAAACCAAGTCTGCGAAGGACGCGCTGCTGCTGTGGTGCCAGATGAAGACCGCGGGCTACCACAACGTAAACGTGCGAAACTTTACGACGTCGTGGCGGGACGGCCTGGCGTTCAACGCGATCATACACAAGCACCGTCCGGATCTGATTCAATTTGACAAGCTGTCCAAGTCAAACGCGATCTACAATTTGAACAACGCCTTTAACGTTGCGGAGGACAAGCTCGGTCTCACGAAGCTGCTCGACGCCGAGGATATCTTCGTCGACCATCCGGACGAAAAGTCTATCATAACGTACGTCGTCACGTACTATCACTACTTCTCGAAGATGAAGCAGGAAACCGTGCAGGGTAAGAGAATCGGTAAGGTGGTCGGTATCGCGATGGAGAACGACCGCATGATACACGAGTACGAGAGCCTTACCAGCGATCTATTACGTTGGATCGAGGCCACGATAGAAGCGCTTGGTGACCGCAGGTTCGCAAATTCTCTCGTGGGCGTCCAGTCCCAGCTCTCACAGTTTTCGAATTATCGCACGGTGGAAAAGCCCCCCAAGTTTGTGGAAAAGGGCAACCTTGAAGTGCTGCTGTTCACCTTGCAGTCGAAGATGCGCGCGAATAATCAGAAGCCGTACACGCCGAAGGAAGGCAAAATGATATCCGACATTAACAAGGCGTGGGAAAGACTGGAGAAGGCCGAGCACGAACGAGAACTTGCTCTGCGTGAGGAACTAATTCGGCAGGAAAAGCTGGAGCAGCTGGCGGCTAGATTCAACCGGAAGGCTAGTATGCGCGAAACGTGGCTATCGGAGAACCAGCGGCTGGTGTCGCAGGACAATTTCGGCTTTGACTTGGCCGCGGTGGAGGCCGCCGCGAAGAAGCACGAGGCTATAGAGACAGATATTTTCGCGTACGAGGAACGTGTGCAGGCCGTCATGGCAGTCTCGCAAGAACTTGAGGCGGAGAATTACCATGACATCGAGCGTATCAATGCCCGTAAAGACAACGTGCTGCGACTGTGGAACTATCTTCTGGAACTGCTGCGCGCCAGGCGAATGCGGTTGGAGCTCTCCCTGCAGTTGCAACAAAATTTCCAGGAAATGCTGTACATACTGGACAGCATGGAGGAGATCAAGATGAGACTGTTGACGGACGATTACGGAAAACATTTAATGGGCGTAGAGGACCTGTTGCAGAAGCACTCTCTCGTCGAAGCGGACATCAATGTGCTCGGCGAAAGAGTCAAGGCCGTTGTTCAACAGAGTCAGAGATTCCTAGAGCATGGAGAAGGCTATCGACCGTGCGATCCGGCCATCATCGTCGAGCGCGTCCAACAGTTGGAGAACGCGTACGCCGAGTTGGTGCGGCTGGCGATCGAGCGTCGTACCAGGCTCGAGGAATCTCGGAAGCTCTGGCAGTTCTATTGGGACATGGCCGACGAGGAAAATTggataaaagagaaagaacagATCGTATCTACGGGCGACATCGGTCACGATCTAACTACcatcaatttattattgtcCAAACACAAGGCGCTGGAGAACGAAATTCAATCGCACGAACCGCAGTTGATGTCGGTTGCAGCTGTCGGCGACGAGCTCGTCCGACAACAGCACTTCGGCTCCGACCGCATTCAAGAAAGACTTCAGGAGATTCTCGGTATGTGGAATCACTTACTAGATCTGGCAGCTTTCAGAAGAAAACGACTAGTAGAAGCTGTCGATTATCATCAGCTTTTCGCGGACGCCGACGACATAGATATATGGATGTTGGATACTTTACGGCTCGTCTCGTCGGAAGACGTAGGAAGAGACGAGGCTAACGTGCAATCGCTGTTGAAGAAACATAAAGACGTGACGGACGAACTTAAGAATTACGCCGCGACTATTGACCAGCTTCACCAGCAGGCATCTACGTTGGGTGAGCAGGACGCCAAGTCGCCAGAGGTCTTGGAGAGACTGACGTCGATAGACAACAGGTACAAAGAGCTTCTCGAATTGGCCAAGCTGCGGAAGCAAAGGCTGCTAGACGCCCTGTCGTTGTACAAGGTATTCAGCGAGACCGACGGAGTCGAGCAATGGATCGGCGAGAAGAACAGAATGCTTGATACGATGGTACCCGCCAAGGATATCGAGGACGTCGAGATTATGAAACATCGTTACAACGGCTTCGAGAAGGAGATGAATGCGAACGCGTCTCGCGTCGCCGTGGTTAATCAACTGGCCAGACAGCTGCTTCACGTTGAACATCCAAATTCAGAACAAATAATCGCCCGGCAAAACGAACTGAACCAGAAATGGGCCGAGTTACGCGAGAAAGCTGAGGGTAAGCGCGAAGAACTGAATTCTGCGCATGGCGTGCAGACGTTCCACATCGAATGTCGTGAAACTGTATCTTGGATCGAGGACAAAAAACGAATTCTGCAGCAGACCGATAGCTTGGAGATGGATCTGACTGGCGTGATGACGTTGCAGCGTAGACTGAGCGGCATGGAACGCGATTTGGCGGCTATACAAGCTAAATTAGACGCTTTAGAGAAGGAAGCGGAAATTATACAGAAGGAGCATCCGGAAGAGGCCGCGGTAATACGCGAGAGAATCGCGCAAATTCATCTTATATGGGAGCAGCTAACGCAGATGTTGAAAGAGCGCGATGCCAAACTCGAGGAGGCTGGAGATTTGCACCGGTTTCTGCGTGATCTCGATCACTTCCAAACGTGGCTCACGAAAACGCAGACCGACGTTGCTAGCGAGGATACCCCCACTAGCCTTGCTGACGCCGAAAAGCTACTGACACAGCATCAGAATATTAAAGAAGAGATCGACAACTACACCGACGATTACCAGAAGATGATGGAGTACGGCGAGCGGCTGACGACGGAGGCCGGCGACGGTGACACTCAGTACATGTTCCTGCGTGAGCGACTGAACGCGCTGAAGATGGGCTGGGAAGAGTTACATCAGATGTGGGTGAATCGTCAGAATTTGCTATCAAATTCTCTGAACTTGCAGGTATTCGACCGTGACGCGCGTCAGGCAGAGGTGCTTCTATCGCAGCAGGAGCACATTCTCGCTAAAGACGAGACGCCGGCGAACTTCGAACAAGCGGAACATATGATCAAGCGGCACGAGGCTTTTATGACTACTATGGACGCGAACGACGAGAAAATCAATTCGGTCGTACAGTTTGCCGGACGTTTAGTCGACGAAGGACACTTCGCCGCCGATAAAGTGAAAAAGAAGGCCGAAAACATCAACGAACGTCGgcgaattaatcgcgaaaagGCAAATTCACTTATGGAAAAACTCAAAGATCAGCTTCAGTTGCAAATGTTCCTGCAAGATTGCGAGGAGCTCGGTGAGTGGGTACAAGAGAAACATATCACCGCTCAGGACGAAACTTACAGAAGCGCAAAGACTATTCACAGCAAGTGGACTCGTCATCAGGCGTTCGAGGCGGAAATTGCGAGCAACAAGGATCGTCTGCAACAGTTGCAACAAGCCGCAGACGAATTAATTGAACAGAAACCAGATTTGGCCGAAATTATCAAACCGAAGGTCGCCGAGTTGGCAGAACAATTTGTTGAGCTGGAGACTACTACTCACGATAAAGGCGAGCGATTATTCGATTCGAATCGCGAGGTGTTAATACACCAGACCTGCGACGACATTGATTCATGGATGAATGAGCTCGAGAAACAGATCGAGAGCACCGACACTGGCTCCGATCTCGCGTCCGTGAATATATTGATGCAGAAGCAGCAAATGATCGAGACTCAAATGGCGGTGAAAGCGAAACAAGTTACCGAGTTAGACAAACAAGCGGAGCACCTGCAGCGCACGGTACCCGACGACAAAATGGAAGAGATCAagtgcaaaaaagaaaaggttgCGCAAAGATTCGCTCAGCTGAAAGCGCCGCTCATCGATCGCCAGCGACAGCtcgagaagaagaaggaagctTTCCAATTTCGACGCGACGTCGAGGATGAAAAATTGTGGATCGCGGAGAAGATGCCGCAAGCAACCAGCTCCGAATACGGAAATTCGCTGTTTAACGTTCACAtgctgaagaagaaaaatcagTCGCTGCGCACGGAAATTGAAAATCACGAGCCCAGAATTAATTTGGTATGCAATAACGGGCAGAAGCTAATTGACGAGGGCCATGAAGACAGCCCCGAGTTCCGCAAATTAATATCTGAATTGACGGAGAAGTGGCGTGAGCTGAAGGATGCGGTTGACGATAGGAACAAACACCTGCTGCAGAATGAGAAGGCACAGCAGTACTTCTTTGACGCTACCGAGGGCGAGTCGTGGATGAGCGAGCAGGAGTTGTACATGATGGTCGAGGATCGCGGCAAGGACGAAATATCCGCCCAAAATTTGATGAAGAAGCACGAGTCGCTTGAGCACGCAGTCGAGGATTACGCGGAGACGATTCGCCAGCTAGGTGAGACCGCCAGGCAGCTAATAAACGATCAACATCCGCTGGCCGACCAGATCGCCGTGAAACAGTCGCAAGTGGATAAGTTGTACGCCGGTTTGAAAGATCTGGCGGGCGAGCGACGCGCTAAACTTGACGAGGCGCTTCAATTGTTCATGCTGAACCGAGAGGTCGATGATCTCGAGCAGTGGATTCAAGAGAGAGAGCTGGTCGCCGGCAGTCACGAGTTGGGTCAAGATTACGATCACGTAACGTTGCTGTGGGAGAGATTTAAGGAGTTCGCGCGCGACACCGAAGCGATTGGTTCCGAGCGAGTGGAGGCCGTGAACGGCATCGCGGATTCTCTCATCGCCACCGGGCACTCCGACGCAGCGACGATCGCCGAATGGAAGGACGGTTTGAACGAAGTTTGGCAAGACTTGCTCGAATTAATCGAAACGCGCACGCAGATGCTAGTTGCTAGTCGCGAGCTGCACAAATTCTTCCACGACTGCAAGGATGTTCTCGGCAGAATTTTGGAGAAACAGAACGCTATGTCCGACGAGCTGGGCCGCGACGCCGGTTCGGTGTCCGCCCTTCAACGTAAGCACGCTAATTTCATTCAGGATCTGTCAACGTTGCAGAATCAAGTTACGCAGATCGAAGAGGAATCCGCGAAGCTGCAGGCGAGCTACGCGGGCGATAAGGCGCGAGAAATAACGAATCGCGAGGCCGAGGTCGTGGCAGCGTGGAACAATTTGCAGTCGCTGTGCGAGGGCAGACGGGCTAAGCTAGAGGACACCGGAGACCTCTTCCGATTCTTTAATATGGTCCGAACTTTAATGATTTGGATGGACGACGTCGTGCGCCAGATGAATACTTCCGAAAAACCGCGCGACGTCGCCGGCGTCGAGCTGCTAATGAACAACCACCAAAGCTTGAAAGCGGAGATCGACGCTAGGGAGGACAACCTGATGGCTTGTATTAATCTCGGAAAAGATCTGCTGGCTAGAAATCATTACGCTAGCGTGCAGATCAAGGAAAAATTAGCTGCCTTGACCGATCACAGGAACGCGCTGTTACACCGGTGGGAGGAACGTTGGGAGAATTTGCAGCTAA TTTTGGAAGTTTATCAATTTGCCCGAGATGCAGCAGTTGCCGAAGCGTGGTTAATCGCTCAGGAGCCATATCTTATGAGCCAGGAACTTGGT CATACTATCGACGAAGTTGAGAATTTAATCAAGAAACACGAGGCTTTCGAAAAATCGGCAGCTGCGCAAGAAGAAAGGTTTAGTGCCTTGCACCGACTTACTACT TTTGAGTTGAAAGAACTGAAACGACGAGAacaagaaagagaagaggaagagagacgtaagaaagaggaagcggcggcggcggcggaggccGCACGTTTGGCCAAAGCAACGCCCGTTACTAGTCCAGATGAGCCACCTAGTGAAAG AGCTGAAACCGACGGGGCGACAAGCGGAGAACGCGGAGAAGACGAGGGACATG CCCCGAAAGGAAGTGCCGAGGCCGCGAGGCGCAAGGAGCGGAGCCGCAGCAAGTCGCCGTTCAGGAGCTTCCGCTGGAAAAAGTCCGCCAAGTCGCCGAGTTTAGATCGCAGCGGCGTGAGTGACGATGAGCACAGCATTCCCG AGCCACGAAGTCCGAGCGACGACGAGTTTGAGGGACCGTTGCAGCGGAAACACGAATGGGAAAGTACGACGAAGAAGGCGTCCAATCGGTCTTGGGACAAGGTGTACATGGTCGTGCGCGGACAGAGCTTATGTGTATATAAAGACCAGAAGTCGTACAAAGCCTCGCCCGATCAACCGTACAAAGGGGAGGCTCCTCTCGACCTGCGAGGCGCGACTATTACTGTAGCCAGTGATTACACTAAGAAGAAACATGTCTTCCGAGTCAA gtcGCAAAGCGGTTCCGACTTCCTGTTCCACGCCAAAGACGACACAGAAATGAACGACTGGGTGTCCGCTTTAAATCAAGCAGCGCAGGGGACATCGGGCGCGGGCACGTCCAGAGCCCACACCCTGCCGGCCCCAACACAAGCCGAAACTAAGCGGCGTAGTTTCTTCACTCTCAAGAAAAA CTAA